From one Simplicispira suum genomic stretch:
- the ispF gene encoding 2-C-methyl-D-erythritol 2,4-cyclodiphosphate synthase produces MNMRIGEGWDVHALVPGRALVIGGVTIEHPLGLLGHSDADVLLHAITDAILGAAALGDIGTHFPDTDPIFGGADSGRLLAEAVRRVRAAGYELGNIDCTVIAQAPRLAPHRDAMRERIACALGVSVEQVNVKAKTAERLGPVGQGLAIEARAVALVFSSSQRAAEACA; encoded by the coding sequence ATGAACATGCGCATTGGAGAAGGCTGGGACGTGCATGCTCTGGTGCCGGGGCGCGCCTTGGTCATTGGCGGTGTCACCATCGAACACCCACTCGGCTTGCTCGGGCATTCGGACGCCGACGTGCTGCTGCATGCGATTACCGATGCGATTCTGGGTGCGGCAGCATTGGGCGATATCGGTACGCATTTTCCCGACACCGACCCCATCTTCGGCGGTGCCGATTCGGGTCGCTTGTTGGCCGAGGCGGTGCGGCGGGTGCGAGCTGCCGGCTACGAGCTGGGCAACATCGACTGCACGGTGATTGCCCAAGCGCCGCGCCTGGCGCCGCACCGGGACGCCATGCGTGAGCGCATTGCTTGCGCCCTGGGCGTATCGGTGGAGCAGGTGAACGTCAAGGCAAAAACCGCCGAGCGACTTGGACCGGTGGGACAGGGCCTGGCGATTGAGGCGCGCGCGGTGGCGCTCGTCTTCAGCTCTTCGCAACGCGCGGCGGAAGCTTGCGCTTGA
- the ispD gene encoding 2-C-methyl-D-erythritol 4-phosphate cytidylyltransferase: MWPASSASPLVSHVPCSFWALLPCAGTGARAGLGGHGDAALPKQYRLVAGRPLVLHTLAAFAGVERLRSTLVAVAPGDVFFDSHPGTGYFAVPCGGASRADTVRGGLRALAERGAQERDWVLVHDAARCLVSTEQINALIDACMGDQVGGLLAHKLADTLKTASSGPGGIRVVSTVNRGDKWLAQTPQMFRLGQLAKALEQFGSTATDEASAIEAMGEHPKLVPGSALNFKVTFPEDFALAEAVLAQRMHAGTLARFGGMQGHGAADGDVARSTP; this comes from the coding sequence ATGTGGCCTGCGTCGTCTGCTAGCCCCTTGGTGTCGCATGTGCCGTGCAGTTTCTGGGCGCTGCTGCCTTGTGCCGGCACAGGCGCGCGGGCGGGGCTTGGTGGCCACGGCGATGCCGCCCTGCCCAAGCAGTACCGGCTGGTGGCAGGCCGACCCCTGGTGCTGCACACACTGGCAGCCTTTGCGGGGGTTGAACGCTTGCGCAGCACGCTGGTGGCCGTTGCGCCGGGGGATGTATTTTTCGACAGCCACCCGGGCACCGGCTACTTTGCCGTGCCTTGCGGAGGTGCGAGCCGGGCCGACACGGTGCGCGGCGGTCTGCGCGCTCTCGCTGAGCGCGGCGCACAGGAGCGTGACTGGGTGCTGGTGCACGACGCAGCGCGTTGCCTGGTGAGCACCGAGCAGATCAATGCCTTGATAGATGCATGCATGGGCGACCAGGTGGGTGGCCTTCTGGCGCACAAGCTGGCCGATACCCTCAAGACGGCCAGCTCCGGGCCGGGGGGTATCCGGGTGGTTTCAACGGTCAATCGGGGCGATAAATGGCTGGCACAGACGCCGCAGATGTTTCGCCTGGGGCAGCTCGCCAAGGCGCTGGAACAATTCGGCTCGACAGCGACGGATGAAGCCAGCGCCATCGAAGCCATGGGTGAGCACCCCAAGCTGGTGCCTGGCAGTGCGCTGAACTTCAAAGTTACCTTCCCCGAAGATTTTGCTCTGGCCGAAGCCGTACTTGCGCAGCGCATGCACGCAGGCACCTTGGCCCGGTTTGGCGGCATGCAGGGGCATGGCGCTGCGGACGGCGATGTAGCGAGGAGCACCCCATGA